Sequence from the Rhodococcus jostii RHA1 genome:
TCCTCCGGCAGGCGGAATCCACCGACAACCCGCACGAGGGCGAGGCCTTCATGGCCGCCGCCCAGCGGCTCGCCACCGCCTCCTCGATCGACCTCGCGGTCGCGCGCGCACACGCGGCAGGCAGGGAGAAGCGGGCCACTCCCACGCAGCGCCTGATCACGATCGGCGAACCGGGCAAGAAGGGCCTGCGGACGTACGCGCAACTGTTCCTGGTGATCGCCGCCGCCAACGACGTCCAGTGCGACATCGCCCAGACGTCGGCCGTCATCTACGCGTACGGGTTCGCCGGCGACATCGACGTCTGCGAGGCCCTGTACGCGAGCCTGCTGATCCAGATGGTCCGGGCATCCGACGCCTACATCAAGTCGGGGGAGTACCGCGGCGAGACGACGGTGCGGACGCAGGTCGAGAGGCGCGGACGCCGCCGCGTCGCGACACGGGTGCGACGCCCCGTCGCCGGTGTCACCGCCCGGTTGAACTTCCAGCTCGCCTACGCCGCGCGGATCGGGCAGCGCCTCGCCGACGCCAAGAAGGAGACCGAGGAGCAGGCGGTGTCCGTGCCGGAGTCGTCGGCGGAGACGGCGCTGGTCCTGCGCGACAAGCAGCTCGAGCTGAAGGACTACTATTCGGAGAACTCGCAGGCCCGCGGCACGTGGCGCGGAGGCCGGGCGTCCGCCGGACATTCGTCGAGCGCCCGCCGGGCCGGCGACCGCGCCGCCCGGACTGCACGCCTGAGCAACTCACCCGAACTGTCGACCGCCCGCAAGCAGATCCCGTCGTGAAGCGACCCCGCGACACCCAGCGGACCGCCGTGTACGACGCGGAAGCCCTCGTGCGCACCATGTTCGACCGCGCCGACGAGCGCGGGCTGCGCGTCGTCGACGTGATGGGGTCGCAGGTGACGCTGCCGGTGGAACGCAAGTTTGCGTCGATCGACTCGGTGCAGGACTACGTCGACCGGGTGCTCGCCCTGAACTGGGTGCGGTCCACGTGGACGCGGGCGGCCACGCCGGTTCACGTCCGCGCGCGGTCGGGCAACAAGGCCGCCCACTACGAAAGCGATTGCGCCACAATCGCTGTCCCCGAGCATCGGAACGGCAACGCCTGGGCGTTCCGCGAACTGGTGGTGCTCCACGAGGTGGCCCATCACCTGGATCCGTCCGACCCCGAGTACCCGACGGTCGCCCCGCACGGACCGGAGTACGTGGACCGCTACCTCACCCTGGTCGGGGAGATCATCGGCCCCGAGGCGGCATTCGTCCTGCGCACCATGCTCCTCGCGGGCGGGGTGCGGCTGAACTGAGGCACCTCAGGCGCAGGGGCGCAACCGGACGAAACGGATCTCACGGCCGGCCGCCCGGAAGTCGGCCGCGCTGCCGTCGACGTCGAAGCCCATGCCCCGGGCGATCCGCATTCCGAGTTTCGGATGCTCCGACCCGTAGTGCGCCATGAAGTCCGCACCGGTCTCGGGATCGAGGAATTCGGCTGTGACGGACAGTCGCCGGCGGCCCACCTGAATCCTCGCATTCGGCTGCGCCCGCAGGTTCCGGTACCAATCCGACTTGGGACCGAACCCGGCGGCCAGCACGTACCCGTCGCCGACGGCGTCGTGGTTGACCACCT
This genomic interval carries:
- a CDS encoding DUF2786 domain-containing protein, producing MSSDKMLTRIGGLLRQAESTDNPHEGEAFMAAAQRLATASSIDLAVARAHAAGREKRATPTQRLITIGEPGKKGLRTYAQLFLVIAAANDVQCDIAQTSAVIYAYGFAGDIDVCEALYASLLIQMVRASDAYIKSGEYRGETTVRTQVERRGRRRVATRVRRPVAGVTARLNFQLAYAARIGQRLADAKKETEEQAVSVPESSAETALVLRDKQLELKDYYSENSQARGTWRGGRASAGHSSSARRAGDRAARTARLSNSPELSTARKQIPS
- a CDS encoding TIGR04338 family metallohydrolase gives rise to the protein MKRPRDTQRTAVYDAEALVRTMFDRADERGLRVVDVMGSQVTLPVERKFASIDSVQDYVDRVLALNWVRSTWTRAATPVHVRARSGNKAAHYESDCATIAVPEHRNGNAWAFRELVVLHEVAHHLDPSDPEYPTVAPHGPEYVDRYLTLVGEIIGPEAAFVLRTMLLAGGVRLN
- a CDS encoding nitroreductase family deazaflavin-dependent oxidoreductase, producing the protein MKVTQRPDPPTGIRRAFFRAPIYLYRVHLGFLLGGRFLLLEHVGRKTGARRQVVLEVVNHDAVGDGYVLAAGFGPKSDWYRNLRAQPNARIQVGRRRLSVTAEFLDPETGADFMAHYGSEHPKLGMRIARGMGFDVDGSAADFRAAGREIRFVRLRPCA